A genomic segment from Chitinophaga flava encodes:
- a CDS encoding efflux RND transporter permease subunit, translating to MIADTFIKRPVTAIVISIVLVLVGILAMMNLPIGQYPEISPPTVQVTGNYTGADAQTVEQTVATPVEVQVNGTPGMTYISTNNTSSGQMSMTVNFEVGTDINIAALDVQNRVGIAQPTLPQEVQRLGLTVRKRNPSILMLVALYSPKGTHDITFLDNYTNVYVKDALLRAKGVGDIFTRADDFSMRIWLKPDKLAQMGVTAEDIRAALAEQNAQITAGSVGAPPQQTGQTFEYNIFTKGRLSTPEEFGNIIIKTRPNDGSLVYLKDVARIQLGKFNYAGNNFVDGKRAAYLLVYQAPGSNALETAANVTEAMERLKKQFPNDVDYVVPFESVSVVKVSIEEVLHTLVEALILVVIVVFLFLQSWRATIIPILAIPVSIIATFIFFIPLGFTINTLTLFGFVLAIGIVVDDAIVVVEAVQHNIDHEKMSPKEATIQAMKEISGPVIAIALILAAVFVPVGFIPGIVGRLYQQFAITIAISVLISAFVALSLTPALCMLLLKPMHLDKDSKGLNKFFYKFNRWFGHTTSRYSMGVKKSIRWSRYAVVLLLCIFVGTVMLFKAKPSGFIPTEDEGRLIITFDLPESSSTERTVSVMSQMMKDLDSMPGINHYAALGGLNAVNFSTKSNSGTIFCSLKPWSERKAESLQIFGMVAAVQKKLSKYKEANVVVIPPPAIPGLGQTAGFSFVLQQKASGDIKAFEGVLRNFLDTVNKRPEIARAFSFFTARTPGYQLDIDREKAKKMGVKISDIATALQTYMGSAYINDFTVYGRNFRVVTQADSTYRGDIKNLSQFFVRNSAGNMVPLSALTSYKVIENAPVISHYNLFRSAEINGNPAPGYSSGDAIKALKEVAEILPDGYGYEFSGLSREEILSGSKTVYIFALSIIFVFLFLAALYESWSVPFSVLLAVPIGAFGAITVLTFLPKLSNNVYAQIGLITLIGLSAKNAILIVEFAKERVDRGMDLVTAAVEAAKLRLRPIVMTSLAFLLGIMPLVLSSGAGAEARKTMGWTVLGGMFTATFLAIFIVPVLYVVITRLAYGKEKLRKMKENYQSVPEHDIQL from the coding sequence ATGATTGCAGATACTTTTATTAAAAGGCCCGTTACCGCAATAGTCATTTCTATTGTACTGGTGCTGGTGGGGATACTGGCGATGATGAACCTGCCCATTGGGCAGTACCCCGAAATCTCGCCCCCCACGGTACAGGTAACCGGCAACTACACCGGTGCGGATGCACAAACGGTGGAGCAAACCGTGGCCACGCCCGTGGAAGTACAGGTAAATGGTACGCCCGGCATGACCTACATCTCCACCAACAATACAAGTAGCGGGCAAATGAGTATGACGGTCAACTTTGAAGTAGGTACCGATATCAATATTGCCGCACTGGACGTGCAGAACCGTGTAGGTATTGCACAACCAACTTTGCCTCAGGAAGTACAGCGTTTAGGCTTAACCGTTAGAAAACGTAATCCCAGTATCCTGATGCTGGTAGCCCTGTACTCACCCAAAGGCACACACGATATTACCTTCCTCGATAACTATACCAACGTATATGTAAAGGATGCATTGCTTCGTGCCAAAGGTGTAGGTGATATCTTCACCCGTGCAGATGACTTCAGTATGCGTATCTGGCTGAAGCCCGACAAGCTGGCGCAGATGGGCGTTACCGCCGAAGATATCCGAGCAGCCCTGGCCGAACAGAACGCGCAGATCACCGCCGGTTCCGTAGGTGCGCCACCACAGCAAACCGGTCAGACATTTGAATACAACATCTTCACCAAAGGGCGTCTGAGTACACCGGAAGAGTTTGGCAATATCATCATTAAAACACGCCCCAACGACGGATCACTGGTATATCTCAAAGACGTAGCCCGTATTCAGCTGGGTAAATTCAACTATGCCGGTAACAACTTCGTAGACGGCAAACGTGCTGCCTACCTGCTTGTATACCAGGCTCCCGGCAGTAACGCGCTGGAAACAGCTGCCAACGTTACTGAAGCGATGGAGCGTTTGAAAAAGCAGTTCCCTAACGATGTGGACTATGTAGTGCCTTTCGAATCTGTGTCTGTGGTAAAAGTGTCTATCGAAGAAGTGTTGCACACACTGGTGGAAGCGCTTATACTGGTGGTAATAGTGGTGTTCCTCTTCCTGCAGAGCTGGAGGGCTACCATCATCCCCATCCTCGCTATTCCGGTGTCTATCATCGCTACTTTCATCTTCTTCATACCATTAGGCTTTACCATCAATACGCTGACACTGTTTGGTTTCGTACTGGCGATCGGTATTGTGGTGGACGATGCCATTGTGGTGGTGGAAGCGGTACAACATAACATCGACCATGAGAAGATGTCTCCCAAAGAAGCTACCATACAGGCGATGAAAGAGATCTCCGGCCCGGTAATAGCCATTGCGCTTATTCTCGCTGCAGTGTTTGTGCCGGTAGGATTTATTCCTGGTATCGTAGGCCGCTTGTATCAGCAGTTTGCCATCACTATCGCCATCTCCGTACTGATATCCGCCTTTGTGGCGCTGTCACTCACGCCGGCCCTGTGTATGCTGCTGCTGAAGCCCATGCATCTTGATAAGGACTCCAAAGGACTTAACAAGTTCTTCTATAAGTTTAACCGTTGGTTTGGTCATACCACTTCCCGTTATTCTATGGGAGTGAAAAAAAGCATTCGCTGGTCACGTTATGCAGTTGTCTTGCTACTGTGTATTTTCGTAGGTACGGTCATGTTATTCAAGGCCAAGCCCAGTGGCTTTATTCCTACAGAAGATGAGGGCCGTCTGATCATTACCTTTGACCTGCCGGAATCTTCTTCCACAGAGCGTACTGTGAGTGTGATGAGTCAGATGATGAAAGACCTTGACAGTATGCCTGGTATCAACCACTATGCTGCACTCGGAGGTCTGAACGCGGTGAACTTCTCTACCAAATCCAACAGTGGTACGATCTTTTGTTCACTGAAACCATGGAGCGAGCGTAAAGCAGAATCGCTTCAGATATTTGGCATGGTGGCTGCCGTGCAGAAAAAACTCAGCAAATATAAGGAAGCCAATGTGGTGGTGATTCCACCGCCGGCTATCCCTGGTCTGGGTCAGACTGCCGGTTTCTCGTTTGTATTACAGCAGAAGGCAAGCGGTGATATCAAGGCTTTTGAGGGGGTATTACGGAACTTCCTCGATACCGTCAACAAGCGGCCGGAGATAGCCAGGGCCTTCTCCTTCTTTACTGCCCGTACGCCAGGTTATCAACTGGACATCGATCGTGAGAAAGCTAAAAAAATGGGCGTGAAGATTTCAGATATCGCCACCGCTCTGCAAACCTATATGGGTAGTGCCTACATCAACGACTTCACGGTGTACGGACGTAACTTCCGTGTAGTAACACAGGCCGATTCCACCTATCGTGGAGATATCAAAAACCTGAGCCAGTTTTTTGTACGCAACAGCGCCGGAAACATGGTACCGCTGAGTGCACTCACATCCTATAAGGTGATTGAAAATGCACCGGTGATATCCCACTACAACCTGTTCCGTTCTGCGGAAATCAATGGTAACCCGGCGCCGGGCTACAGTAGCGGTGATGCGATCAAAGCACTGAAGGAAGTAGCGGAGATACTGCCGGATGGCTATGGGTATGAGTTCTCAGGCCTTAGCCGTGAGGAGATATTATCCGGTTCCAAAACCGTATATATCTTCGCGTTATCCATCATCTTTGTGTTCCTGTTCCTGGCAGCACTGTATGAAAGCTGGTCGGTACCGTTCTCCGTACTGCTGGCCGTGCCTATCGGCGCTTTCGGTGCGATCACCGTACTAACGTTCCTGCCTAAACTGAGTAACAACGTATATGCGCAGATTGGTTTGATTACCCTCATCGGTCTGTCAGCCAAAAACGCCATCCTGATCGTTGAGTTTGCAAAAGAGCGTGTAGACAGGGGCATGGATCTGGTAACCGCCGCTGTAGAGGCAGCCAAACTGCGTCTGCGTCCAATCGTGATGACCTCTCTGGCTTTCCTCCTCGGTATCATGCCGCTGGTACTATCCTCCGGAGCCGGCGCAGAAGCCCGTAAAACAATGGGCTGGACAGTACTCGGAGGGATGTTTACCGCTACATTCCTGGCCATCTTTATCGTGCCGGTATTGTATGTGGTGATCACCCGACTGGCTTATGGTAAAGAGAAACTGAGGAAGATGAAAGAGAATTATCAGTCAGTGCCAGAACACGACATACAACTGTGA
- a CDS encoding efflux RND transporter periplasmic adaptor subunit has product MKKMNHFVLISAAGLLGFTACKGPAQKGAPAMPPTPVNITEVSVAPAVYYDKFPATVTALNNVELRSQVAGFITGIFFKEGEIVQQGKPLYEIDRRKYQAAYLQAEANVASAKANYNRAKKDDERYKRLAEQDAVARQILDNAEAALETTRSALAAAEANLAAVRTDLDYSVIKAPFTGRIGISQVRLGAQVSPGTTLLNTISSENPIAVDFVVNETDLSRFAAMQGKNINAGDSTFRLQLSDGTMYNHGGRILAVDRGVDNQTATVKVRIEFNNPDSQLKDGMSSVLQVLNEQSGDRLILPYKAVTEQMGEYFVFVAKDTVAAQQKVHLGPKIGDRIVIMDGIQAGDKVIVEGFQRLRDGGKIQIGIPAPPQGAPAKN; this is encoded by the coding sequence ATGAAAAAAATGAACCACTTTGTCTTAATCAGCGCTGCCGGCCTGCTGGGTTTTACTGCCTGCAAAGGGCCTGCCCAGAAAGGAGCGCCAGCCATGCCCCCTACGCCGGTAAACATTACGGAGGTATCTGTGGCACCGGCCGTTTATTACGACAAATTTCCCGCTACTGTAACAGCACTGAACAATGTGGAGCTGCGCTCCCAGGTGGCTGGTTTTATCACCGGTATTTTCTTTAAGGAAGGGGAAATCGTGCAGCAGGGAAAACCCCTGTATGAAATAGACCGCCGTAAATACCAGGCAGCCTATCTCCAGGCGGAAGCCAATGTGGCCAGTGCCAAAGCTAATTATAACAGGGCCAAAAAAGATGATGAACGCTACAAACGTCTGGCAGAACAGGATGCAGTAGCCCGTCAGATACTGGACAATGCAGAAGCTGCCCTGGAAACTACCCGCAGCGCACTCGCAGCAGCAGAAGCCAACCTGGCCGCTGTACGTACAGACCTGGACTACTCCGTGATCAAAGCGCCGTTTACCGGCCGTATCGGTATCTCACAGGTGAGGTTGGGCGCACAGGTAAGCCCCGGTACTACACTGCTGAACACCATCTCCAGTGAGAACCCTATCGCGGTGGACTTTGTGGTCAATGAAACAGATCTTTCCCGTTTTGCTGCGATGCAGGGAAAAAATATCAATGCTGGTGATTCCACTTTCCGCCTGCAACTGTCTGATGGTACCATGTACAATCATGGCGGCCGCATACTGGCTGTGGATCGCGGTGTAGATAACCAGACTGCTACCGTAAAGGTGAGGATAGAATTCAATAACCCTGACAGCCAGCTGAAAGATGGTATGAGCAGCGTATTACAGGTGCTCAACGAACAATCCGGTGACCGACTGATACTGCCTTATAAAGCTGTAACAGAGCAGATGGGAGAGTACTTCGTATTTGTGGCGAAAGACACCGTAGCAGCCCAGCAGAAAGTACACCTGGGACCAAAGATCGGCGACAGAATCGTGATCATGGATGGTATCCAGGCAGGCGATAAAGTGATTGTGGAAGGCTTCCAGCGTTTACGCGATGGCGGCAAGATACAGATAGGAATACCGGCACCACCACAGGGCGCTCCGGCGAAGAATTAG
- a CDS encoding TolC family protein codes for MKRAFYFLAVACGILLSPQLYAQQPADSVLTSATLQDCIRYALSHQPVLRQSRIDEAITDRTVKSKLADWYPQVNLDYNIQHYLELPTSIFGGNPTKVGVANTSTAQFGLNQNIFTRDLLLASNTAKDVRKQSQQNTVRNQIDVVASVSKAYYDILLTNQQIRVLDEDILRLERSLKDARNQYESGTVDKIDFKRATISLNNARAQQKSARELLTAKQVYLKQLMGYPDNAGAVPLVYDTAQMVQQVAGEDTTLTANYQNRIEYQQLQTQQSLQKANLQYNKWSFLPSLSAFVNYSFAWQNQSFSKLYSTDYPNSLLGLKLSLPIFQGGKRIHNIKMAELQLQRTDWDFTTLKNQINTQYAQALATYKSNLNDFMTLKENMAMAQDVYNMLQLQYKEGIKTYLDVLISETDLRTAQLSYYNAMYQVLSSKIDLQKALGTLTANY; via the coding sequence ATGAAAAGAGCATTTTACTTTTTGGCTGTTGCCTGCGGGATATTATTGTCCCCGCAACTTTATGCGCAGCAACCTGCTGATTCTGTTTTAACCAGCGCCACGCTACAGGATTGCATCCGGTATGCGCTGTCGCATCAGCCGGTGTTAAGACAGTCCAGGATCGATGAAGCTATCACCGACAGGACCGTCAAAAGCAAGCTGGCAGACTGGTATCCGCAGGTGAACCTGGACTACAATATCCAGCATTATCTGGAACTGCCAACTTCCATTTTTGGTGGCAACCCTACCAAAGTAGGTGTAGCCAACACTTCTACCGCACAGTTCGGGCTTAATCAAAACATCTTTACCCGCGATCTGCTGCTGGCATCAAATACGGCAAAGGATGTACGAAAACAGAGCCAGCAAAACACTGTCCGCAATCAGATTGATGTGGTGGCTAGTGTAAGCAAAGCTTATTACGATATCCTGCTGACTAACCAGCAGATTCGTGTACTGGACGAAGATATCCTGCGTCTGGAGCGCAGCCTGAAAGATGCCCGCAATCAGTATGAAAGTGGTACTGTTGATAAGATCGACTTCAAGCGTGCCACTATCTCACTCAACAATGCCCGTGCACAGCAGAAATCCGCCCGTGAACTGCTCACCGCCAAACAGGTATACCTGAAACAGTTGATGGGTTATCCTGACAATGCCGGCGCTGTGCCGCTGGTATATGATACTGCACAAATGGTACAGCAGGTGGCAGGTGAAGATACCACACTCACGGCCAACTATCAGAACAGGATAGAATATCAACAGCTGCAAACACAACAGAGCCTGCAGAAAGCCAATCTGCAATACAACAAATGGAGCTTTCTGCCTTCGTTGTCTGCTTTTGTCAACTACAGTTTTGCCTGGCAAAACCAGAGCTTCAGCAAGTTATACAGCACCGACTATCCCAACTCTCTGCTGGGACTTAAACTGTCATTGCCCATCTTCCAGGGTGGCAAACGCATACACAATATAAAAATGGCCGAACTACAACTGCAACGCACAGACTGGGATTTTACTACACTGAAAAACCAGATCAATACGCAGTATGCGCAGGCGCTGGCCACCTATAAAAGTAACCTGAACGATTTCATGACCCTGAAAGAAAATATGGCCATGGCACAGGATGTCTACAATATGCTGCAACTGCAATATAAAGAAGGCATCAAGACCTACCTGGACGTGCTGATTTCAGAAACAGACCTGCGCACCGCGCAGCTGAGTTATTACAACGCTATGTACCAGGTGCTGTCGAGCAAGATAGACCTGCAAAAAGCATTAGGAACCTTAACAGCTAATTATTAA
- the lipA gene encoding lipoyl synthase, translating into MQELPVIAAEPATTRVKKPDWLRVKLPIGENYKQVRNLVDTHKLHTICESGNCPNMGECWGAGTATFMILGNICTRSCGFCAVATGRPEAVDFDEPQRVAEAIYLMKVKHAVITSVDRDELKDGGSIIWANTINAVRALNPETTMETLIPDFRGQWENLQRIIDVAPEIVSHNLETVERLTKQVRIQAKYHRSLEVIRRLKEGGMRTKSGIMLGLGETKEEVVQAMQDLYDNGCDVVTLGQYLQPTPKHLPVVRFVHPDEFAELREIGYNMGLDYVEAGPLVRSSYHAEKHIVSGRNKG; encoded by the coding sequence ATGCAAGAACTACCCGTTATAGCTGCCGAACCGGCCACCACAAGAGTGAAAAAGCCCGACTGGCTGCGCGTTAAGTTACCTATAGGCGAGAACTACAAGCAGGTGAGAAACCTGGTAGATACCCATAAATTACATACGATCTGCGAAAGCGGCAACTGCCCTAACATGGGCGAGTGCTGGGGAGCCGGTACGGCTACTTTCATGATCCTGGGCAATATCTGTACCCGCAGCTGCGGCTTCTGTGCCGTAGCCACCGGCCGTCCGGAAGCGGTGGACTTCGATGAGCCACAACGTGTGGCAGAAGCCATCTACCTCATGAAAGTAAAACATGCGGTGATCACCTCTGTTGACAGAGATGAGCTGAAAGATGGTGGTTCCATCATCTGGGCCAATACCATCAACGCCGTAAGAGCCTTGAATCCGGAAACCACCATGGAAACACTCATTCCCGACTTCCGTGGCCAGTGGGAAAACCTCCAGCGCATCATCGATGTAGCGCCCGAGATCGTTTCCCATAACCTCGAAACAGTGGAAAGACTGACCAAACAGGTTAGAATACAAGCTAAATACCACCGTAGTCTGGAAGTGATCCGTCGTTTGAAAGAAGGCGGTATGCGTACTAAAAGTGGTATCATGCTCGGACTGGGTGAAACCAAGGAAGAAGTGGTACAGGCTATGCAGGACCTCTATGACAACGGCTGCGATGTGGTAACATTGGGCCAGTACCTGCAACCTACTCCCAAACATCTGCCGGTAGTACGCTTCGTACATCCCGACGAATTTGCGGAATTACGTGAGATCGGTTACAACATGGGACTCGACTACGTAGAGGCAGGTCCGTTAGTAAGATCTTCCTATCATGCAGAGAAACATATTGTCAGCGGTCGTAATAAAGGATGA
- a CDS encoding OsmC family protein gives MATAEIIYTGELRTTATHLKSGTVIETDAPVDNNGKGERFSPTDLVAAALGSCMLTIMGIKARDNNWPIDGTKISVTKIMGTEPRRITGINVIFDMPAGHGLGDKEKTILERAAHTCPVAQSIHPDIKQDITFNW, from the coding sequence ATGGCAACAGCTGAAATAATCTATACCGGCGAGCTCAGAACCACAGCCACCCACCTGAAGTCAGGCACTGTTATCGAAACAGATGCCCCGGTAGACAATAATGGTAAAGGCGAACGTTTCTCTCCTACTGATCTGGTAGCAGCGGCACTTGGCTCCTGTATGCTCACTATCATGGGCATCAAAGCCAGAGACAACAACTGGCCTATTGATGGCACCAAAATCAGTGTGACCAAGATCATGGGCACAGAACCCCGTCGTATCACCGGCATCAACGTAATATTCGATATGCCGGCCGGTCATGGCCTCGGTGACAAGGAAAAGACCATCCTCGAAAGAGCCGCCCATACCTGCCCTGTGGCACAGAGCATCCACCCTGACATTAAACAGGATATTACTTTCAACTGGTAA
- a CDS encoding DUF2851 family protein, whose translation MSVNPPLSEALFQHIWKCRLFRQDSLVAITGEAVQIISPGTQNHHSGPDFIAARIRIDGILWAGPVELHLRSSDWYRHGHAGNEQYRHIILHVVYVHDLPEGIGGHIRCLELQPYISNLLLERYEELRRTAAFVPCSAHAGRVSRLIWTGWQERLLAGRWERRWQELMHWLSLNGFNWEETCYWSLARSYGAPVNARPFLQLAQSLPYTVLQWHYDRPLAAEALLFGQAGMLEGPFTDVYPLQLQQEYGQLRQRHQLEPMTVHQWNWLRMRPSAFPAMRIASFAALIQQRRQLFSRILEVKNIRELEQLFFVPPSPYWRTHYRFGRSVRHTRQPGRQALHTVLINSVLPLLHLYGQQRESAYFQELALSLLQQLPAENNHITRAWKKLGIVQENALASQGLLELKQYYCEQMRCLECAVGTRILGG comes from the coding sequence ATGAGTGTTAACCCCCCGCTCTCAGAGGCGCTGTTCCAGCATATCTGGAAGTGCCGTCTGTTCAGGCAGGACAGCCTGGTGGCCATCACCGGAGAAGCTGTCCAGATCATCAGCCCTGGTACACAAAATCATCATAGTGGTCCTGATTTTATAGCGGCCCGCATCCGGATTGACGGTATTTTATGGGCCGGCCCGGTAGAGCTGCACCTGCGCTCGTCTGACTGGTACCGGCACGGGCATGCGGGCAATGAGCAGTACCGGCATATCATTCTGCATGTGGTGTATGTACACGATCTGCCGGAAGGTATTGGCGGACACATACGTTGCCTGGAATTACAACCGTATATCTCCAATCTGTTGCTGGAGCGCTATGAGGAGCTGAGGCGGACCGCTGCCTTTGTGCCCTGTAGTGCGCATGCCGGCAGGGTTTCCCGGTTGATATGGACAGGCTGGCAGGAACGCCTGCTGGCCGGACGCTGGGAACGGCGCTGGCAGGAGCTGATGCACTGGCTGAGCCTCAATGGTTTCAACTGGGAAGAAACCTGTTACTGGTCACTGGCCCGTAGTTACGGTGCCCCGGTGAACGCACGGCCTTTCCTGCAACTGGCGCAGTCGTTGCCCTATACCGTGCTGCAATGGCATTACGACCGGCCGCTGGCGGCAGAAGCACTGCTGTTTGGCCAGGCAGGCATGTTGGAAGGTCCCTTTACCGACGTATATCCTTTACAGTTACAACAGGAATATGGCCAGCTCCGTCAGCGACATCAGCTGGAACCCATGACGGTACATCAGTGGAACTGGCTCCGGATGCGGCCTTCGGCATTCCCTGCCATGCGTATTGCCAGCTTTGCTGCCCTGATACAACAACGACGGCAGCTTTTCAGCCGTATCCTGGAAGTGAAGAATATCCGGGAACTGGAGCAGCTTTTTTTCGTTCCCCCTTCCCCGTATTGGCGTACGCATTATCGTTTCGGACGCAGTGTACGCCACACCCGCCAACCCGGACGGCAGGCACTGCATACGGTATTGATCAACAGCGTGTTGCCCCTGCTCCACTTGTATGGTCAGCAGCGGGAATCAGCTTATTTCCAGGAGCTGGCATTATCGCTGCTGCAGCAGCTGCCGGCAGAAAACAACCATATCACCCGGGCCTGGAAAAAGCTGGGTATCGTACAGGAAAATGCATTGGCATCGCAAGGGCTGCTGGAGCTGAAGCAGTATTATTGCGAACAGATGAGGTGTCTGGAATGTGCAGTAGGGACGCGGATTCTGGGCGGGTAG
- a CDS encoding trans-sulfuration enzyme family protein: MKTATQLIHSIPVDELTGAISVPIYQTSTFVQESPGINKGFEFSRANNPTRKVLEELICSLEEGYAGFAFASGMSAIDAVLKLLKSGDEIMAVEDTYGGIFQIFNHMFERFGIKVNFVDTSNLDKVLAAITPNTRIIWLESPTNPTLRISDIKSISKIAKQHNILLAVDNTFSTPLLQQPLTLGADIVIHSASKYLAGHCDVIAGLVVVNSKALADQIRYNQNISGSILSPFEAWLTIRGIETLYLRFEKQCSNASAIANWLAAHPAVDKVYYPGLASHKNHHIARKQQKNYGALVSFSLKSDNIKNAIRIVNATKLFKLAESFGGVKSMLAHPATMTHRTIPEEFRKKTGLQDSCIRLSVGIEDAEDLINDLKQALDKLNHPAGKQITVLQ, from the coding sequence ATGAAAACAGCTACACAACTGATTCATAGCATTCCGGTAGATGAACTGACAGGTGCGATTTCTGTACCTATCTATCAGACATCCACCTTCGTGCAGGAATCACCGGGTATCAATAAAGGTTTTGAATTTTCGCGGGCCAACAATCCCACGCGTAAAGTGCTGGAAGAGCTCATTTGTAGCCTGGAAGAAGGTTATGCCGGCTTCGCCTTTGCCAGCGGCATGTCTGCCATCGACGCTGTACTCAAACTATTGAAATCCGGCGACGAAATCATGGCCGTGGAAGATACCTATGGTGGCATCTTCCAGATCTTCAACCACATGTTCGAACGCTTTGGCATCAAAGTAAATTTTGTAGACACCAGCAACCTCGACAAAGTATTGGCCGCCATCACACCCAATACCCGTATCATCTGGCTGGAATCCCCTACCAATCCTACTTTGCGCATCTCTGATATCAAATCTATCAGCAAAATTGCCAAACAACATAATATACTGCTGGCAGTAGACAATACCTTCAGCACCCCGCTGCTGCAGCAACCGCTCACACTGGGCGCCGATATCGTGATCCACAGCGCCTCCAAATACCTGGCTGGCCACTGTGATGTAATCGCCGGACTGGTAGTAGTCAACTCCAAAGCCCTGGCAGATCAGATCCGGTATAATCAAAACATCTCCGGTAGCATCCTGAGCCCGTTTGAAGCCTGGCTGACCATCCGCGGAATAGAAACACTCTATCTCCGGTTCGAAAAACAATGCAGCAACGCCAGCGCCATCGCCAACTGGCTGGCCGCACATCCGGCAGTAGACAAAGTATATTATCCGGGACTCGCCTCCCACAAAAACCATCATATCGCCCGCAAACAGCAGAAAAACTACGGCGCACTCGTTAGTTTCTCGCTCAAAAGCGACAATATCAAAAACGCAATCCGCATCGTTAACGCTACCAAGCTGTTTAAACTCGCGGAGAGCTTCGGCGGCGTGAAAAGTATGCTGGCCCACCCGGCCACAATGACACATCGCACCATACCGGAAGAATTCCGGAAAAAAACAGGACTGCAGGACTCCTGCATCCGGTTATCAGTAGGGATCGAAGATGCGGAAGACCTCATCAACGACCTGAAACAAGCACTGGATAAACTAAATCATCCAGCCGGCAAACAAATCACTGTTTTACAATAG
- a CDS encoding homoserine dehydrogenase, with translation MENKIINLGIFGFGVVGQGLYEVLNRTKGINARIKKICIKDPNKSRPIDNSYFTTDKNEILEDPTIDVVVELINDTEAAFDIVSTALRNGKAVVSASKRMIAENLPALYELQSVHRVPFLYEASSCASIPIIRNLEEYYDNDLLNAVEGICNGSTNYILTKIFEENLSFETALKQAQDLGFAETDPSLDIEGYDPKFKIVILLLHAFGTFVKPEEVFNFGIHHLNDFDIQFAKQRNCTIKLIAQCRRQNGSVYSYVLPHLVKEHNLLFDVYNEYNGILLESAFTDKQFFVGKGAGGTATGSAVLSDISALLYNYRYEYKKIKQNNQPNFSNDVKLKVYLRYKTPDQVDLTDFFNISEKYESPEWRYVVGTINLQKLREGGWLKKKDVNLLVLE, from the coding sequence ATGGAAAACAAGATCATCAATCTGGGTATTTTCGGCTTCGGCGTCGTAGGACAAGGTCTGTACGAGGTTTTGAACAGAACAAAAGGTATTAATGCACGCATCAAAAAGATCTGTATTAAAGACCCCAACAAATCAAGACCTATCGACAACAGCTATTTTACGACCGATAAAAATGAAATCCTCGAAGATCCTACTATTGACGTAGTGGTAGAGCTGATCAACGACACAGAAGCGGCCTTCGACATCGTAAGCACCGCGCTCCGCAACGGCAAAGCCGTAGTAAGCGCCAGCAAACGCATGATCGCTGAAAACCTGCCTGCCCTGTACGAACTTCAGTCAGTTCACAGAGTGCCTTTCCTGTATGAAGCGTCCAGCTGCGCTAGTATTCCCATCATCCGCAACCTGGAAGAATATTACGATAACGACCTCCTCAACGCGGTAGAAGGTATCTGTAACGGCTCTACGAATTACATCCTCACCAAAATATTCGAAGAAAATCTCAGCTTTGAAACTGCCCTCAAACAAGCGCAGGATCTGGGCTTCGCCGAAACAGACCCCAGCCTCGATATCGAAGGATACGATCCTAAGTTTAAAATCGTTATCCTTCTGCTCCACGCCTTCGGTACTTTCGTAAAACCCGAAGAAGTGTTCAACTTCGGTATCCATCATCTCAACGACTTCGATATACAGTTCGCCAAACAACGTAACTGTACCATCAAACTGATTGCACAATGCCGCCGCCAGAACGGAAGCGTGTACTCCTATGTATTACCACACCTGGTAAAGGAACACAACCTGCTCTTCGACGTGTACAACGAATACAACGGCATCCTCCTGGAAAGTGCCTTCACGGACAAACAGTTCTTCGTAGGTAAAGGTGCCGGCGGTACTGCTACCGGCAGCGCCGTTCTCTCCGACATCTCTGCCCTGCTGTATAACTACCGCTACGAATACAAAAAAATCAAACAAAACAACCAGCCCAACTTCTCCAACGACGTGAAGCTGAAAGTATACCTGCGATATAAAACACCTGATCAGGTAGACCTGACAGACTTTTTCAATATCTCTGAAAAGTATGAATCTCCTGAATGGAGATATGTGGTGGGAACCATCAACCTGCAAAAACTGAGAGAAGGCGGATGGCTGAAAAAGAAAGACGTTAACCTGTTAGTTCTCGAGTAA